In Thermoproteota archaeon, one genomic interval encodes:
- a CDS encoding HEPN domain-containing protein yields the protein MKRRAEAFLRNAKRLIEEGEWDLAVFNLQQYCQLILKYELLVKRGSYPRAHSLRSLIRSLGQPDILKLVEDEEHLHYIARLEEAYIVSRYIPYSYEEKEGTALQICNRGVQAVCRSIIPSTT from the coding sequence ATGAAGAGGAGAGCTGAGGCCTTCCTGAGAAACGCTAAGAGATTAATTGAGGAGGGAGAGTGGGATCTAGCTGTTTTCAATTTACAGCAGTACTGTCAACTGATCCTGAAGTATGAGCTGCTGGTTAAGAGGGGGAGCTACCCCAGAGCTCATTCTCTGAGGTCCCTCATTCGTTCATTGGGTCAGCCCGATATATTGAAGCTCGTTGAGGATGAGGAACACCTCCACTATATAGCGAGATTAGAGGAGGCTTACATAGTCTCTAGGTATATCCCCTACTCCTATGAGGAGAAAGAGGGTACTGCTCTACAGATTTGTAACAGAGGTGTTCAAGCAGTATGTCGATCGATAATCCCCTCTACTACTTAA
- a CDS encoding nucleotidyltransferase domain-containing protein — MSIDNPLYYLKKYMKVARRIRDIVREIDPDARVYVFGSVVRGRFTASSYIDILVVTEKIEKKYEIMVRVYKATEAPIELHVVTPKGFLWYKRFSGNEMVE, encoded by the coding sequence ATGTCGATCGATAATCCCCTCTACTACTTAAAGAAATACATGAAAGTGGCACGAAGGATAAGAGATATCGTGAGAGAGATAGATCCGGATGCAAGAGTTTACGTTTTCGGATCCGTTGTGAGAGGGAGGTTTACGGCCTCAAGCTATATTGACATATTGGTCGTAACCGAAAAGATAGAAAAGAAGTATGAGATTATGGTCAGGGTGTATAAAGCCACTGAGGCACCGATAGAGCTGCACGTAGTTACTCCAAAGGGCTTCTTGTGGTATAAGAGGTTCTCGGGTAACGAGATGGTGGAAG